Proteins encoded in a region of the Candidatus Nitrosomarinus catalina genome:
- a CDS encoding NHL repeat-containing protein: MKKKLLKPVFIIVIAVLCVGLIGLASNSAYAGLQATIGSQGTGNGQFDHPWGLGVNSTGWIFVAEYWNHRISLFDNSTSHNFSSHIVDPGVRENNCYRNTMDIQAGDPCGDDGEFNQPMDIEFDSSDNFWVLEVGNNRLQKFDQHGTFISKFGTACVMNIAGTAPERSVNGDLCNTSASGAVVAGDGQFYSPKDFAIDPSGNIWVADTNNNRIQKFDSSGNFLLKFGSEGCGRIEGGPGLVGEQYLGKFCNPVSLDFDSSGKLWVADHNNRRIQQFDSSGNYLTSFGGYGTTDGLFQNPHFMTIDSSDYVYVGDRERNNIQVFDDSFNFRYAITGLSDPKDIVIDHLNRLLVAYNHAVNVYTSSNSTAAASSTTLDFSTVYEYEILNFTGTQLSQITIPSSNGAASLEFSNVLNQTAADNTNKNIHLPNRIVVNATTADTDIDLVIQAGTSINGTNWNGGLELANNIDKSTISVEGQTINLATSFGSDDVDLTFSKPMRMKIDGMANQTFGYVNSAGVVNSTQTACLEDSFSNVTSMLGGSGQCSMTVGNDLIAYVYHFTKFFTSSDTPSSSSSSGGKNNCDSNGFGQNNSLRVYQVNYNINTFEVQVHAYSTCGSIQTKMTTPMQQSILGLSTDQPLLDDRIAIYSGFLDESEEKFNISIQNKRNSFTETFYIHDKSISKSYTGDTGYTSEQQGTQLPTVTSKQTTVVSEPSVTQIVQTIKDPITIDSKKQIPDEKSVTLQVQSIGYTPEPVVEETKPQCGVGTKLVDGICKIIKTDEPQFCFLFWCW, from the coding sequence ATGAAAAAAAAATTATTGAAACCTGTATTCATTATTGTAATTGCAGTTCTTTGTGTGGGATTAATTGGACTTGCAAGTAATTCTGCATATGCAGGACTACAAGCTACAATTGGAAGTCAAGGAACAGGTAATGGGCAATTTGATCACCCTTGGGGGTTGGGAGTAAACAGTACTGGATGGATTTTTGTAGCTGAATATTGGAATCACCGAATTTCATTGTTTGATAATTCTACATCTCATAATTTTTCATCACACATTGTGGATCCTGGAGTTAGAGAAAACAATTGTTATCGTAATACTATGGATATTCAAGCAGGTGATCCTTGTGGAGATGATGGTGAATTTAATCAACCAATGGATATTGAATTTGATAGTTCTGATAATTTTTGGGTTTTAGAAGTTGGAAACAACAGACTACAGAAATTTGATCAACATGGTACATTCATTTCAAAATTTGGTACTGCTTGTGTAATGAATATTGCAGGTACTGCACCCGAACGCAGTGTAAATGGTGACCTGTGTAATACCTCAGCTTCAGGAGCTGTAGTTGCAGGTGATGGGCAATTTTATTCTCCAAAAGATTTTGCAATTGATCCATCAGGTAACATTTGGGTAGCAGACACTAACAACAATAGAATTCAAAAGTTTGATTCTTCAGGAAATTTTCTATTAAAATTTGGAAGTGAAGGTTGTGGACGTATTGAAGGTGGACCTGGACTTGTTGGAGAACAATATCTTGGAAAATTCTGTAATCCAGTATCTTTAGACTTTGACTCTTCAGGAAAATTATGGGTTGCTGATCATAATAACAGACGAATTCAACAGTTTGATTCTTCAGGAAATTATCTTACCTCATTTGGAGGTTATGGAACAACTGATGGTCTATTCCAAAATCCACATTTTATGACAATTGATTCTTCAGACTATGTCTATGTTGGAGATAGAGAAAGAAACAACATCCAAGTTTTTGATGATTCCTTTAATTTTAGATATGCAATTACGGGTTTATCTGACCCTAAAGACATAGTAATTGATCATCTGAATCGATTACTTGTAGCATATAACCATGCAGTTAATGTCTACACCTCATCAAATAGTACTGCTGCAGCAAGTTCTACCACGTTGGATTTCTCAACTGTCTATGAGTATGAAATTTTAAATTTTACAGGTACACAATTGAGTCAAATTACAATTCCTAGTAGTAATGGAGCTGCAAGTTTAGAATTTTCTAATGTTTTGAATCAAACTGCAGCTGATAATACAAACAAAAACATTCATCTGCCAAACAGAATTGTAGTTAATGCAACAACTGCTGATACAGACATTGATCTAGTTATTCAAGCAGGAACTAGCATTAATGGTACCAATTGGAATGGGGGATTAGAGCTGGCAAATAACATAGATAAATCAACAATTTCAGTAGAAGGTCAAACAATTAACTTGGCAACATCGTTTGGTTCTGATGATGTTGATCTAACCTTTTCAAAACCTATGAGAATGAAGATAGATGGAATGGCAAATCAGACTTTTGGATATGTTAATTCTGCAGGAGTAGTTAATTCTACACAAACTGCTTGTCTTGAAGATAGTTTTAGCAATGTAACTTCAATGCTTGGAGGAAGTGGTCAATGCTCAATGACTGTGGGAAATGATTTGATTGCATATGTGTATCACTTTACAAAATTCTTTACTTCTTCAGATACTCCATCTAGTTCTAGTTCTAGTGGCGGCAAGAATAATTGTGATTCAAATGGATTTGGACAAAATAATTCACTAAGAGTTTATCAAGTAAATTATAATATCAATACATTTGAAGTTCAAGTTCATGCCTACTCCACATGTGGTTCAATACAAACCAAAATGACAACACCAATGCAACAAAGTATTTTGGGATTATCAACAGATCAACCATTACTTGATGATAGAATTGCAATTTATTCGGGATTCCTTGATGAATCAGAAGAAAAATTTAACATATCAATTCAAAATAAACGAAATTCCTTTACTGAAACATTTTACATTCATGACAAATCAATTAGTAAATCATACACTGGGGATACAGGGTATACATCTGAACAACAAGGAACACAATTACCAACTGTTACATCTAAACAAACTACCGTTGTCTCTGAACCATCTGTAACACAAATCGTTCAAACTATCAAAGACCCAATTACAATAGACTCTAAAAAACAAATTCCTGATGAAAAATCAGTTACCTTACAAGTACAATCAATTGGATATACTCCTGAACCAGTTGTAGAAGAAACTAAGCCTCAATGTGGTGTTGGAACTAAATTAGTAGATGGCATTTGTAAAATAATTAAAACTGATGAGCCTCAATTCTGCTTTTTGTTTTGGTGTTGGTAA
- a CDS encoding cupredoxin domain-containing protein, whose amino-acid sequence MNPKMTHSIFVLLSIIVIFGTVQSAYAHGLGSVESDIQFFNQNYFKVKVETNPDVLHGDESEIGFKISTINHDEERIVSNIEYLIDIVNPETGESILSFNGYSPDESFNAKIIPKNEINFLGDKTTDDFWIGSSNKPLAIEAPLFTNGGLVQVDIKILSINSESLPRPPVFETLLTIGEYIPFEIDSDKKYDLMFATYFDKIDKFHYDENSQKLTADMPFNWDVEFIKKIPYVHAEYYIPKSMKVFHEHEIKMTVNSIPVLGTIDRSGDKEIVVHFLIPTKKLMKLYDEIPSDTQDKIIFGLESGKLRDIQKQNASLESGDKVIVLSTEEDWKFHLTLTPEGKINPNNEINLNLEFRDPITNIVIPQITYDLDIFLNGNQIESFRGVESYDGRDSLPVIFDSTGAVILRISNVNYFDTSGEFSFKVTEPKEPMIADKIIDIALNSSLPGCELNESCYLPYEQKLSVDEMVLWNNIDSAAHTVSSGNPSEGKSDYFDSGIIAPGDNFSQKFDTAGLFSYYCELHPWMLGVISVDDFTIPSWIKNNAGWWADGTIDDNSFVQGIQYLIENNILDVTSQTTETSQEKIPSWIKNNAGWWADGTIDDNSFITGIEWLVSNGVINIKND is encoded by the coding sequence ATGAATCCTAAAATGACACATTCAATTTTTGTTTTATTATCAATAATAGTAATTTTTGGAACAGTTCAATCTGCATATGCTCATGGATTGGGTTCTGTAGAAAGTGATATACAATTTTTTAATCAAAATTACTTTAAAGTAAAAGTTGAAACGAATCCTGATGTTTTACATGGAGATGAATCTGAAATCGGGTTTAAAATCTCAACAATTAATCATGATGAAGAACGTATTGTTTCCAACATAGAATATTTGATAGATATTGTTAACCCTGAAACTGGAGAATCTATTTTATCCTTCAATGGGTATAGTCCTGATGAATCTTTTAATGCAAAAATTATCCCAAAAAATGAAATAAATTTTTTAGGTGATAAAACAACTGATGATTTTTGGATAGGAAGTTCTAACAAACCTCTTGCAATTGAAGCCCCTTTGTTTACGAATGGTGGTTTAGTACAAGTGGATATAAAGATTTTATCTATTAATTCTGAATCACTACCTCGACCTCCTGTATTTGAAACATTGTTAACTATTGGTGAATACATTCCATTTGAAATTGATTCAGATAAAAAATATGATTTAATGTTTGCCACATATTTTGATAAAATTGATAAATTTCATTATGACGAAAATTCTCAAAAATTAACTGCAGATATGCCATTTAACTGGGATGTTGAATTTATAAAAAAAATTCCTTACGTACATGCTGAATATTATATTCCAAAATCGATGAAAGTTTTTCATGAACATGAAATTAAAATGACTGTAAATTCTATTCCTGTTTTGGGAACTATTGATAGATCTGGTGACAAAGAAATTGTTGTGCATTTTTTAATTCCTACAAAAAAATTAATGAAACTATATGATGAAATTCCATCTGATACACAAGATAAAATAATTTTTGGACTTGAATCGGGAAAACTCCGTGATATTCAAAAACAAAATGCTTCGTTAGAATCTGGTGATAAAGTTATTGTATTATCTACTGAGGAGGATTGGAAATTCCACTTAACGTTAACCCCTGAAGGAAAAATAAATCCCAACAATGAAATTAATCTTAATTTGGAATTTAGAGATCCTATAACCAATATTGTTATTCCTCAAATTACATATGATCTGGATATTTTTCTAAATGGTAATCAAATTGAATCATTTCGTGGAGTTGAATCGTATGACGGTCGTGATTCCTTACCTGTAATTTTTGATAGTACTGGTGCCGTAATTCTAAGAATTTCCAATGTAAATTATTTTGATACGTCTGGTGAATTTTCATTTAAAGTAACTGAGCCTAAAGAACCAATGATTGCTGATAAAATTATTGATATCGCTTTGAATTCTTCCTTACCTGGTTGTGAATTAAACGAATCTTGCTATTTGCCTTATGAGCAAAAATTATCTGTTGATGAAATGGTTTTATGGAACAATATTGATTCAGCTGCACATACAGTTAGTTCTGGAAACCCTTCAGAAGGAAAATCTGATTATTTTGATAGTGGTATAATTGCACCAGGTGATAATTTCTCACAAAAATTTGATACTGCCGGATTGTTTTCTTATTATTGTGAATTACATCCATGGATGCTTGGAGTAATTTCTGTTGATGATTTTACAATCCCATCCTGGATTAAAAATAATGCTGGCTGGTGGGCTGACGGAACAATTGATGATAATTCATTTGTTCAAGGAATTCAATATCTAATTGAAAATAATATTTTAGATGTTACTTCTCAAACAACTGAGACTTCTCAAGAAAAAATCCCATCCTGGATTAAAAATAATGCTGGCTGGTGGGCTGACGGAACAATTGATGACAATTCTTTCATCACAGGTATTGAATGGCTAGTGTCTAATGGAGTCATCAATATTAAAAATGACTAA